One region of Primulina tabacum isolate GXHZ01 chromosome 1, ASM2559414v2, whole genome shotgun sequence genomic DNA includes:
- the LOC142539595 gene encoding dormancy-associated protein homolog 3-like, with protein sequence MGLLDQLWDDTVAGPPPDNGPGKLRKRSNFSFESNSGKESEGSNRNSMGEEAAEDATRVTRSILIIKPQQLSVKDSPPVSPAGSTPPVSPFSGGGREAFRFRRKSASFAHERASGIGTRSRPPHDL encoded by the coding sequence ATGGGTTTACTAGACCAGCTCTGGGACGACACAGTCGCCGGCCCCCCACCGGATAACGGCCCGGGGAAACTCAGAAAACGCTCTAATTTCAGCTTCGAATCTAACTCCGGCAAGGAATCTGAAGGTTCAAATCGAAATTCAATGGGAGAAGAGGCGGCGGAGGATGCGACGAGGGTTACAAGAAGTATTCTGATAATAAAGCCGCAGCAACTTAGTGTGAAAGACTCGCCGCCAGTTTCTCCTGCCGGATCCACTCCGCCGGTGTCTCCTTTCTCAGGTGGAGGGCGAGAAGCCTTTCGGTTTAGGCGAAAATCGGCATCTTTTGCTCATGAGAGGGCTAGCGGGATCGGAACCCGGAGCCGCCCTCCTCACGACCTGTGA